From Streptomyces sp. Edi4, one genomic window encodes:
- a CDS encoding WhiB family transcriptional regulator, producing MTELFQELLVDEAEEELGWQERALCAQTDPESFFPEKGGSTREAKKVCLACEVRSECLEYALANDERFGIWGGLSERERRRLKKAAI from the coding sequence ATGACCGAGCTGTTTCAGGAACTGCTGGTCGACGAGGCCGAAGAGGAGCTCGGCTGGCAGGAACGGGCCCTCTGCGCCCAGACCGACCCCGAATCCTTCTTCCCCGAGAAGGGCGGCTCCACCAGAGAGGCCAAGAAGGTCTGCCTCGCGTGTGAAGTCCGGTCCGAATGCCTTGAGTACGCACTCGCCAACGACGAGCGGTTCGGGATCTGGGGCGGCCTGTCCGAACGTGAGCGCCGCCGCCTGAAGAAGGCCGCGATCTGA
- a CDS encoding cysteine dioxygenase family protein — protein MNSSHSDLQIAGDILEVQHLLQPAREHPATVAEFAGLARSLAADPSQWAPLVQYDAASRWYHRLRTGPGYEVWLLSWVPGQRSGVHDHGASSGVLTVLDGTLTEHTERGARPLAAGSQRVFAPGYVHEVVNDSLEPAVSLHVYYPGLTDMPMHPARSAPAAQDVVPA, from the coding sequence ATGAACAGCAGCCACAGCGACCTCCAGATCGCCGGTGACATCCTGGAGGTCCAGCACCTCCTCCAGCCCGCCCGCGAGCACCCCGCCACGGTCGCCGAGTTCGCCGGACTCGCCCGTTCCCTCGCCGCCGACCCCTCCCAGTGGGCCCCCCTGGTCCAGTACGACGCGGCCTCCCGCTGGTACCACCGCCTGCGCACCGGGCCCGGCTACGAGGTCTGGCTCCTGTCCTGGGTGCCCGGCCAGCGCAGCGGCGTCCACGACCACGGCGCGTCGTCGGGCGTACTGACCGTCCTGGACGGCACGTTGACCGAGCACACCGAACGCGGCGCGCGGCCCCTTGCGGCCGGATCCCAGCGAGTGTTCGCTCCGGGCTACGTCCACGAGGTCGTCAACGACTCCCTGGAGCCGGCGGTGAGCCTGCACGTGTACTACCCGGGCCTGACCGACATGCCGATGCACCCCGCCCGGTCCGCCCCGGCAGCCCAGGATGTCGTACCCGCCTGA